A genome region from Blautia coccoides includes the following:
- a CDS encoding ArnT family glycosyltransferase encodes MNNKKEKIVEILFLTGVFVFLLLWAVVQPFNASPDEAMKYQIVEYIMKHGTLPHGGNPEIRHELWGISYAFNPILPYIIGAVFGKITLLFTSAEMAPVIAARIVSVLFGTATAAITIKIGKALFQKEYARLFVVLVCFLPGAMFINSYINTDSIALFSTAWVVWCWVKAVKNSWSKGLCIELALALSVCALSYYNAYGFILCSVFFFAGSILFCEEKRWNYKKMFSLGFLIIAVAAVCAGWWFVRNGILYHGDILGMHTSSEYAQMYAREDLKPSNRITPQSMGMSIWDMLFWIPGEWKFNWLVTVAVSFVGTFGFLDIFMPKMWTLVYFSVFAVGIVGVLFHIRKQFFVIGQQKSVRCDRDHTGRTMFITIRKNKKWDMKNYFHLCLLAAMTVPFILLVKYAYSSDFQAQGRYLMPMLIPFMYFITLGYQNIMEKIVKSKKIRNTILNFLCAGYIVSAVGVYLIVFLPNYM; translated from the coding sequence ATGAATAATAAAAAAGAAAAGATAGTAGAAATTTTGTTTCTGACCGGCGTGTTTGTATTTCTACTTTTATGGGCTGTGGTACAGCCTTTTAATGCTTCACCGGATGAAGCTATGAAATATCAGATCGTGGAATATATCATGAAGCATGGAACATTGCCCCATGGTGGAAATCCTGAGATTCGTCATGAATTGTGGGGGATTTCGTATGCATTTAATCCTATTCTGCCATATATAATAGGTGCCGTTTTCGGAAAAATAACACTTTTATTCACCAGTGCAGAGATGGCGCCTGTCATTGCAGCAAGAATAGTTAGTGTTTTGTTTGGTACTGCAACGGCAGCTATAACAATCAAAATAGGAAAGGCTCTGTTTCAGAAAGAATATGCCAGGCTGTTTGTAGTATTAGTATGTTTTCTTCCGGGAGCCATGTTTATAAATTCTTATATAAATACGGATTCCATTGCCTTATTTTCAACAGCCTGGGTAGTATGGTGCTGGGTTAAAGCGGTGAAAAACAGCTGGAGTAAAGGCTTATGTATAGAGCTGGCATTGGCATTGTCTGTGTGCGCCCTTTCCTATTATAATGCATATGGATTTATACTTTGCAGCGTTTTTTTCTTTGCTGGAAGTATACTGTTCTGTGAAGAAAAAAGGTGGAATTATAAAAAAATGTTTTCACTGGGGTTCCTTATCATCGCTGTAGCGGCTGTCTGTGCGGGGTGGTGGTTTGTGCGCAATGGAATTTTGTATCACGGAGATATATTAGGCATGCATACTTCGTCGGAATATGCACAGATGTATGCCCGGGAAGATTTAAAACCATCTAACAGAATTACTCCTCAGAGTATGGGAATGAGTATTTGGGATATGCTATTTTGGATTCCCGGAGAGTGGAAATTTAACTGGCTGGTAACTGTGGCTGTCAGTTTTGTAGGAACCTTTGGCTTTTTGGATATTTTTATGCCCAAAATGTGGACTTTGGTATATTTTAGTGTTTTTGCAGTGGGAATAGTAGGTGTGCTTTTTCATATCAGGAAACAGTTTTTTGTTATAGGACAGCAGAAAAGTGTTAGATGTGATAGAGATCATACGGGCAGGACCATGTTTATTACAATCAGAAAAAATAAAAAATGGGATATGAAAAATTATTTCCATTTATGTCTTTTGGCTGCTATGACAGTACCTTTTATTCTGCTGGTAAAATACGCATATTCCAGTGATTTTCAGGCGCAGGGAAGATATCTGATGCCCATGCTGATTCCTTTTATGTACTTTATTACATTAGGGTACCAAAATATAATGGAAAAAATAGTTAAAAGCAAAAAAATCAGGAATACAATTTTAAACTTTTTATGTGCCGGTTATATTGTATCGGCTGTTGGGGTGTACCTGATTGTTTTTCTGCCGAATTATATGTAG
- a CDS encoding glycosyltransferase family 2 protein, producing the protein MAKGKLEWGRILRKLSPYTIQKGYRYLKHYGLKEFWIRLHERFEPEEVPYGPWYEAYRPTEETLEKQRNRIWNYYPKISVVVPAYKTPEKFLREMMDSLRKQTYANWELCIANASPEDASMEFTLKEYASLDSRITWKKLEENLGIAENTNAAFAMATGDYVGLLDHDDLLAPNALYEIASALEKERDIDVIYTDEDKVRADLSEHFQPHLKPDFNLDLLRANNYICHLFVVKRDIMKQTGGFRREFDGAQDYDFIFRCVECAEKIHHIPEILYHWRTHQASTADNPASKMYAYEAGKRAIEGNLKRSGLSGKVSHTKDYGFYRVKYQVQGAPLISIIIPNKDEKEALKKCLDSIFDKSTYKNFEILIVENNSETEEIFSYYRELSREEKIRLLKWDKPFNYSAINNFAAKKAKGDYLLFLNNDMEVITPDWMEEMLGHCQRPDTGITGAKLYYPDKTIQHAGTIIGIGGIAGHMFVNMPGERSGYLHKASIQQDLSAVTAACMMVKREVFFEVRGFEEKLTVAFNDVDFCLRVRQKGYLVVYDPYVELYHYESKSRGTEDDKEKVRRFQSEIEFMRCRWEKLLKEGDPYYNKNLSLTKWNYSLRPNE; encoded by the coding sequence ATGGCAAAAGGAAAGCTGGAATGGGGAAGAATACTTAGGAAACTTTCCCCGTATACCATACAGAAAGGGTACCGCTATTTAAAGCATTACGGGCTGAAGGAGTTTTGGATTCGTCTGCACGAGAGATTTGAGCCGGAGGAAGTGCCATATGGTCCATGGTATGAAGCATATCGCCCCACAGAAGAGACTCTGGAAAAACAGCGGAATCGGATATGGAACTATTATCCTAAGATTAGCGTTGTCGTTCCGGCTTATAAAACACCTGAGAAGTTTTTGAGGGAAATGATGGATTCTTTAAGAAAGCAGACATATGCCAACTGGGAGCTATGCATAGCTAATGCCAGTCCGGAGGATGCGTCTATGGAATTTACACTTAAAGAATACGCTTCTTTGGACAGTCGGATCACATGGAAGAAACTGGAAGAAAATCTGGGGATTGCTGAAAATACAAATGCGGCTTTTGCTATGGCCACAGGGGATTATGTCGGGCTTCTGGATCATGATGATCTGCTTGCGCCAAACGCCCTGTATGAAATTGCATCGGCACTGGAAAAAGAACGGGATATCGATGTGATCTATACAGATGAAGATAAGGTGAGAGCAGACCTGTCAGAGCATTTTCAACCGCATTTGAAGCCGGATTTTAACCTTGATCTGCTTCGGGCTAATAATTATATCTGCCATTTGTTTGTGGTGAAGCGAGATATTATGAAGCAGACCGGAGGATTTCGCAGAGAATTCGACGGCGCTCAGGATTATGATTTTATATTCCGATGTGTTGAATGTGCTGAGAAAATACATCACATACCGGAAATTTTATATCACTGGCGGACACATCAGGCTTCCACTGCAGACAATCCGGCCAGTAAAATGTATGCTTATGAAGCAGGAAAACGTGCCATTGAGGGCAATCTGAAACGAAGCGGGTTAAGCGGAAAAGTGAGTCATACAAAGGATTATGGTTTTTACCGGGTAAAGTATCAGGTGCAGGGCGCTCCTTTGATTTCTATCATTATCCCGAATAAAGATGAAAAAGAAGCTTTGAAAAAGTGTTTGGATTCTATATTTGACAAATCCACATATAAAAATTTTGAAATTCTTATAGTGGAAAATAACAGCGAGACAGAGGAGATTTTTTCTTATTATCGCGAATTGAGCAGAGAAGAGAAGATACGCCTTTTAAAATGGGACAAACCATTCAATTACTCTGCCATTAATAATTTTGCGGCCAAAAAAGCGAAAGGCGATTATCTTCTGTTTTTAAATAATGACATGGAAGTGATCACTCCGGATTGGATGGAGGAGATGCTCGGACACTGTCAGAGACCGGATACTGGGATTACAGGTGCCAAACTATATTATCCTGACAAAACGATCCAGCATGCAGGCACAATAATCGGGATAGGTGGAATTGCGGGACATATGTTTGTAAATATGCCGGGAGAGCGTTCCGGTTATCTACACAAGGCGTCCATTCAGCAGGATTTAAGTGCGGTTACTGCTGCCTGTATGATGGTGAAACGTGAGGTGTTTTTTGAAGTCAGAGGATTTGAGGAAAAACTGACCGTTGCATTTAATGATGTGGATTTTTGTCTCCGGGTACGTCAGAAGGGATATCTGGTTGTCTATGACCCTTATGTTGAGCTGTATCATTATGAATCAAAGAGCCGTGGAACAGAGGACGACAAAGAGAAAGTGCGCAGATTCCAAAGTGAAATAGAGTTTATGCGCTGCCGTTGGGAAAAACTTTTAAAAGAGGGGGATCCCTATTATAATAAAAACCTTTCTCTCACGAAGTGGAACTATTCTCTGCGGCCAAACGAATAA
- a CDS encoding glycosyltransferase family 2 protein yields the protein MQREIYEVKKERFNIADRQKYILQGVWPKDYKAEVKLDNTVLEAKLSRQERVSALERFQDLDFENGERIEMVVLLPEQINNSGKLTIHAVKGDMKILWFSVEAQKLADKQGKPQFYIEEVTADKELHKCKIRGWAAGKQMVDIRLEDKTGREIPCRLERLNRVDVQNQFSETDIGEKAGFYLEADFDGQSSYRIIFQSGMEKEVFPVPLQFSEIMQEKFKLYLKKSLHYLRMHGISGFSAKVFSKAKSHKNRPVEYSKWLPKHLPSQSELAQQREEKFSWEPKFSIVVPLFKTPEKYLGSLIRSIQAQTYGNWELCLSDGSGIDSKLEQFVNKFAENDNRIVYIPHESCLQISENTNAAIEAASGEFIVFADHDDELTPDALYECVQRLNEKRDTLVIYSDEDKMTMDGNKFFQPHFKPDFNIDLLCTVNYICHLFVVKRDIIDMVGMLRSEFDGAQDYDFIFRCTEQAGREHICHIPRILYHWRCHEDSTAENPESKLYAFEAGKKAVQAHYERIGVKARIQQGEFLGLYRTQFIRDYDPLISIIIPNKDHIDDLKRCIDSIEQKSTYKNLEYIIVENNSTEDQTFTYYKKLEKSNPRARVVYWDGVFNYSAINNFGIREANGEYLLLLNNDTEIINEDCLEELLGYCMREDVGAVGARLYYEDDTIQHAGVVIGFGGIAGHCFVQQKRGVTGYCHRIICAQDYSAVTAACMMVKRKAYEDAGGLSEKLQVAFNDIDFCLKLQRAGYLVVYNPYAELYHYESKSRGLEDTPEKVARFNREIKTFEERWPEILRDGDPYYNPNLTLDSQDFSLRRI from the coding sequence ATGCAGCGAGAGATATATGAAGTCAAAAAAGAACGATTTAATATAGCAGACCGCCAAAAATATATTCTGCAGGGTGTCTGGCCAAAGGATTACAAAGCTGAAGTGAAATTGGACAATACTGTGTTGGAAGCAAAACTCAGCAGACAGGAGAGGGTCAGTGCCCTGGAAAGGTTTCAGGATTTGGATTTTGAAAATGGTGAGCGGATTGAGATGGTGGTTCTGCTTCCAGAACAAATAAATAATTCAGGAAAGCTGACGATCCATGCAGTAAAGGGAGATATGAAGATTTTATGGTTTTCTGTTGAAGCCCAGAAACTGGCGGATAAGCAGGGAAAGCCACAGTTCTATATCGAGGAAGTTACAGCGGATAAAGAACTTCATAAATGTAAGATCAGAGGCTGGGCAGCAGGAAAGCAAATGGTTGATATCAGGCTGGAAGATAAAACAGGGAGAGAGATTCCATGCCGTTTGGAACGGCTGAACAGAGTAGATGTTCAGAATCAGTTTTCGGAAACGGATATTGGCGAGAAGGCGGGATTTTATCTGGAGGCAGATTTTGACGGGCAGAGTTCCTATCGGATTATCTTTCAAAGCGGAATGGAAAAAGAAGTATTTCCTGTGCCTCTACAGTTTTCAGAGATTATGCAGGAGAAATTTAAGCTTTATTTGAAAAAATCGCTCCATTATCTGAGAATGCATGGTATTTCGGGATTTTCAGCAAAAGTGTTTTCAAAGGCAAAAAGCCATAAAAATCGTCCGGTCGAATATTCAAAATGGCTTCCAAAGCATCTGCCTTCCCAGTCGGAACTTGCACAGCAGAGGGAAGAGAAATTTTCATGGGAACCTAAGTTTAGTATTGTCGTTCCTTTATTCAAAACTCCTGAAAAATATCTGGGAAGTCTTATCCGATCCATACAGGCACAGACTTATGGCAATTGGGAACTGTGTTTATCAGATGGAAGTGGAATAGATTCAAAATTAGAACAATTTGTAAATAAGTTTGCAGAGAATGATAATAGAATTGTCTATATCCCACATGAATCCTGTCTGCAAATCTCTGAAAATACCAATGCAGCTATAGAGGCTGCTTCCGGAGAGTTTATTGTATTTGCAGATCATGATGATGAACTGACACCCGACGCACTCTATGAATGTGTACAAAGATTAAATGAGAAAAGGGACACATTGGTTATTTATTCGGATGAAGATAAAATGACGATGGATGGAAATAAGTTTTTTCAGCCCCATTTTAAACCGGATTTTAATATAGATCTGTTGTGCACAGTGAATTATATTTGCCACCTGTTTGTTGTTAAAAGGGATATTATTGATATGGTGGGAATGTTGAGAAGTGAGTTTGACGGTGCCCAGGATTATGATTTTATTTTTCGATGTACAGAACAGGCGGGAAGAGAACATATCTGCCATATCCCCCGCATCTTATATCACTGGCGGTGTCATGAGGATTCTACAGCGGAAAATCCGGAGAGTAAATTATATGCTTTTGAAGCCGGAAAAAAGGCAGTGCAGGCTCATTATGAACGTATTGGTGTAAAAGCACGAATTCAGCAGGGAGAATTTTTGGGACTTTACAGAACACAGTTTATCAGAGATTATGACCCGTTGATATCCATAATCATTCCCAATAAAGATCATATAGATGACTTAAAACGCTGCATAGATTCTATTGAACAGAAAAGTACTTATAAAAATCTTGAATACATTATAGTAGAAAATAACAGCACAGAGGATCAGACCTTTACTTACTACAAAAAATTGGAAAAATCTAATCCAAGGGCAAGGGTAGTTTATTGGGATGGAGTTTTCAATTACTCTGCAATTAATAATTTTGGTATCAGGGAAGCAAATGGCGAATATCTTCTTCTCCTTAACAATGATACAGAAATTATAAACGAAGACTGTTTGGAAGAACTGCTGGGATATTGCATGCGTGAAGATGTAGGAGCCGTAGGAGCCAGGCTTTATTATGAAGATGATACTATACAGCATGCAGGTGTTGTTATAGGATTCGGAGGCATTGCAGGTCATTGCTTTGTTCAGCAGAAACGCGGGGTTACCGGTTACTGTCATAGAATTATCTGTGCACAGGATTACAGTGCAGTTACCGCTGCATGTATGATGGTAAAACGAAAAGCATATGAGGATGCCGGTGGATTAAGTGAAAAGCTTCAGGTTGCGTTCAATGATATTGATTTTTGTCTGAAGCTGCAGAGAGCCGGGTACCTGGTGGTTTATAATCCGTATGCGGAATTATATCATTATGAGTCAAAATCCAGGGGGTTGGAGGATACACCTGAGAAGGTTGCACGGTTTAACAGGGAGATTAAAACCTTTGAAGAGCGTTGGCCTGAAATCCTCAGAGATGGGGACCCCTATTATAATCCCAATTTAACCTTAGACAGCCAGGATTTTTCTCTTAGAAGAATTTAG
- a CDS encoding glycosyltransferase family 2 protein encodes MKLDKKLSFVIPCYYSEKTISLVVEDIFQAFPQTEYNYEIILVNDGSKDNTFTVIKELAKKHPQVISINLAKNFGQDAALMAGYTYATGDYIISLDDDCQNPPAEAHKLIAKIEEGYDAVFGKYHIKQHSAFKNWGSRLNDKMATLLLKKPKDLTLCSYFIMNSFVKDEMLRYESAFPYIWGLILRTTDHLTNVFIDHKKREVGTTTFTINKLVLLWLNGFTSFSVKPLRIASFFGGFFAFLGFLLTIIMVIRQFICPEPIIGWTSLMCALLIVSGLNMLMLGLLGEYIGRIFISQNKSPQFVVRQICRQDQKTENES; translated from the coding sequence TTGAAACTTGATAAAAAGCTTTCTTTTGTTATCCCATGCTATTATTCTGAAAAAACAATTTCACTGGTAGTAGAAGACATCTTTCAGGCATTTCCACAGACTGAATATAATTATGAAATCATACTGGTGAACGATGGATCAAAGGATAATACCTTCACGGTAATAAAAGAACTGGCAAAAAAACATCCACAGGTTATATCCATTAACCTTGCTAAGAACTTTGGACAAGATGCAGCACTTATGGCTGGATATACTTACGCCACCGGTGATTATATCATTTCTCTTGATGATGACTGCCAAAATCCACCCGCTGAGGCGCACAAACTGATTGCAAAAATAGAGGAGGGCTATGATGCAGTCTTTGGGAAATATCATATAAAACAACACAGTGCGTTTAAAAACTGGGGAAGCCGCCTAAATGATAAAATGGCGACTCTGTTGTTAAAAAAGCCGAAAGACCTCACTCTGTGCAGCTATTTTATTATGAACTCTTTTGTGAAGGATGAAATGCTGCGATATGAGAGTGCTTTTCCCTATATATGGGGTCTGATACTGCGAACTACGGATCATCTGACCAATGTATTTATTGACCACAAGAAACGTGAGGTTGGCACTACCACATTTACCATTAACAAACTGGTTCTGCTCTGGTTGAATGGTTTCACCTCATTTTCTGTAAAGCCACTTAGAATTGCCAGTTTTTTTGGAGGTTTCTTCGCTTTTCTTGGGTTCCTTCTTACTATTATTATGGTTATACGACAGTTTATCTGTCCGGAGCCTATTATCGGGTGGACGTCTCTCATGTGTGCTCTTTTAATTGTAAGCGGATTGAATATGCTGATGCTGGGACTTCTGGGCGAATATATTGGTAGGATTTTTATCAGTCAGAATAAATCCCCTCAGTTTGTCGTACGACAAATCTGTAGACAAGATCAAAAAACGGAAAACGAGTCATGA
- a CDS encoding class I SAM-dependent methyltransferase, whose amino-acid sequence MVEEIGKVKLNYEFYRGTDAYSDGEIENDLLNLVKEEEDVDRILQKDNRWPVLYHLSPVRQNILEWYPFTKKDSVLEVGAGCGAISGVLSRLTGKVTCIELSKRRSMINAYRNRNCENLEIMVGNFNDIKLEEKFDYITLIGVLEYAGYYTDAEEPFTAFLQNLKQMLKPGGRILIAIENKFGLKYWAGAREDHTGQLFDGIEGYHKTESCVRTFSKKEITSIIHQAGFKKTDFYYPFPDYKFPVQIFSDDYLPKAEELACGKDSFDNTRWILFDETAVSQQLAKDGSFEFFANSFMIEAE is encoded by the coding sequence ATGGTAGAGGAGATTGGAAAAGTAAAATTGAATTATGAATTTTACAGGGGAACAGATGCATACAGCGATGGTGAAATTGAGAATGATCTGCTGAACCTTGTGAAAGAAGAGGAAGATGTGGACCGTATACTACAAAAGGATAACAGGTGGCCTGTATTATATCATCTGTCTCCGGTGAGGCAGAATATATTAGAGTGGTATCCTTTTACAAAAAAAGACAGTGTACTGGAAGTAGGAGCTGGATGTGGTGCGATCAGCGGAGTATTGTCACGTCTTACAGGTAAAGTGACCTGTATTGAATTGTCAAAAAGAAGATCTATGATTAATGCTTACAGAAACAGAAATTGTGAAAATCTGGAGATAATGGTAGGAAATTTTAATGATATCAAATTAGAAGAGAAATTTGATTATATTACCTTGATCGGCGTTTTGGAATATGCAGGATATTATACAGATGCGGAGGAGCCGTTTACCGCATTTCTGCAGAATCTGAAGCAGATGCTGAAACCGGGCGGCCGTATTTTAATTGCCATTGAGAATAAGTTTGGCCTGAAATACTGGGCAGGGGCCAGAGAGGATCATACAGGGCAGCTTTTTGACGGTATAGAGGGGTATCATAAGACGGAGAGCTGTGTCAGAACATTTTCTAAAAAAGAGATAACGTCCATTATACACCAGGCTGGATTTAAAAAAACCGATTTTTATTATCCGTTCCCGGATTACAAATTTCCTGTTCAAATTTTTTCAGATGATTATCTTCCAAAAGCGGAGGAACTTGCTTGTGGTAAGGACAGCTTTGATAATACAAGATGGATACTGTTTGATGAAACAGCTGTCAGCCAGCAATTGGCAAAGGACGGCAGTTTTGAATTTTTTGCCAATTCATTTATGATTGAAGCGGAATAG
- a CDS encoding glycosyltransferase family 2 protein — translation MNSSEENIKFSVLIPVYNVEIHWLQRAIESVVNQLYGNWELCLVDDCSTDHRVREYLTGIRDKRIKVKLLDENGGISVATNAAASLADGDYLILMDNDDEIAEDALLEFSAAIKKTGADILYSDQDIIDAEGNHRDPFCKPDWSPELLLSQMYIGHLLGFRRSLFEKTGGFRSEFNGSQDYDLMLRMSEITDNIVHIPKILYSWRAIPSSTANNPESKPYAQVVGLNAIQEHLDRVYGKEAAKAYETENYFVYDVRYCLKDHPLVSVIIPTKDNAPLLEKAVQSILRFTKYDKYEIIILDNNSEEAETFAYFKDITEKNSNVRVLTAAFEFNWSKLNNFGMKHADGDIYIFLNNDVEISSSEWMYRLVEKVVQPNIGVAGALLLYEDNTIQHAGVIAGMGGWGDHVYKGMPPVHYGSPFVSPMVTRNVTAVTGACMAVSKKTIEKIGPFDEQFLICGSDVELCIRAEQKGYRNVYDPYVRLYHFESKTRDSYIPEVDFEMSRKMYAPYLAEGDPYYNKQLDLYSCVPKMKAETEEISVEKKIVDEYLHGDYEAGVFNSQEIDTHIAEINPYIFRPSANKNKRINILLPSINPEHVFGGISTALKFFERLAESTGFEKRIVLVDAVPSSEAIQAYEKKYTFVKWEEDSQAKAQIVPYSERNGWTLPVSENDYFMFTGWWTAHCAQEAYEEYEMKYGIKPRPFINFIQDYEPGFYAWSTRYLLADATYKHPYPQIAVFNTKLLQDYFHWQGYKFYKEFSFDPVLNTVLKEKLYAANTSMKKKKQILVYGRPGTERNAFKLIVAALRKWIGIQENAEEWNVISAGEMHPKVYLGKGKYLNSAGKLTLDEYAQVLQESYAGISLMASPHPSYPPLEMSVFGIKVITNTFANKDLKDFNQFIVSLNNISPNHIAKKLNEICNDYRIIVENRIVNKDYCENDSVFSFIEEIKEML, via the coding sequence ATGAATAGTAGTGAAGAAAACATTAAATTTTCAGTTTTAATTCCTGTTTACAATGTGGAAATACACTGGCTTCAGAGGGCAATCGAATCTGTGGTAAATCAGTTGTATGGAAACTGGGAATTATGTCTTGTGGACGATTGTTCTACGGATCACAGGGTGAGAGAGTATTTAACTGGTATCCGTGACAAGAGAATAAAGGTAAAGCTTCTTGATGAGAATGGCGGAATTTCAGTGGCCACTAATGCGGCAGCGTCTCTTGCAGATGGGGATTATCTGATTTTGATGGATAATGATGATGAAATTGCAGAAGATGCACTTCTGGAGTTTTCTGCTGCTATCAAAAAAACAGGAGCCGATATTCTATATAGTGATCAGGATATTATTGACGCAGAAGGAAATCACAGAGATCCTTTCTGCAAACCGGATTGGTCACCGGAATTACTGCTCAGTCAGATGTATATAGGCCATCTGCTTGGCTTCAGACGGAGTCTTTTTGAAAAGACAGGAGGATTTCGTTCAGAATTCAATGGGAGCCAGGATTATGATTTGATGCTCCGTATGTCGGAAATTACAGATAATATTGTGCATATACCAAAAATTTTATATTCTTGGAGAGCTATTCCGTCCTCAACGGCAAATAACCCGGAGTCTAAGCCATATGCACAGGTTGTGGGATTGAATGCTATACAGGAGCATTTGGATCGTGTCTATGGGAAAGAAGCAGCCAAAGCGTATGAGACAGAGAATTATTTTGTCTATGATGTGAGGTACTGTTTGAAGGACCATCCTCTGGTATCTGTAATTATTCCTACAAAGGATAATGCTCCTTTGCTGGAAAAAGCGGTACAGAGTATTCTGCGGTTTACCAAGTATGACAAATATGAGATTATCATATTGGATAATAACTCAGAAGAAGCAGAGACCTTTGCATACTTTAAAGATATTACTGAAAAAAATTCAAATGTTCGTGTGCTAACAGCTGCATTTGAATTCAATTGGTCAAAACTGAATAATTTTGGAATGAAGCATGCAGATGGAGACATCTACATATTCCTGAATAATGATGTGGAAATCAGCAGCAGTGAATGGATGTACCGGTTAGTGGAGAAAGTCGTCCAGCCGAACATAGGTGTGGCCGGTGCTCTTTTACTGTATGAAGATAATACCATTCAGCATGCAGGCGTAATAGCAGGAATGGGAGGCTGGGGAGATCATGTCTATAAGGGAATGCCTCCTGTTCATTATGGCTCTCCTTTTGTGTCTCCTATGGTTACCAGAAATGTTACTGCAGTTACAGGTGCATGTATGGCAGTGTCTAAGAAAACCATTGAAAAGATTGGCCCTTTTGATGAGCAGTTTTTAATATGCGGAAGTGATGTTGAGCTGTGTATAAGAGCAGAGCAAAAAGGCTATCGGAATGTGTATGATCCCTATGTAAGGCTATATCATTTTGAGTCTAAAACCAGAGATTCCTATATTCCTGAGGTGGATTTTGAAATGTCTCGGAAGATGTATGCTCCTTATTTAGCAGAAGGTGATCCCTATTATAACAAACAGCTTGATTTGTATAGCTGTGTTCCTAAAATGAAAGCAGAGACAGAAGAAATAAGTGTGGAAAAGAAGATAGTGGATGAATATCTCCATGGGGATTACGAGGCAGGTGTTTTTAACAGCCAGGAAATAGATACACATATAGCGGAGATAAATCCTTATATATTCAGACCGTCTGCGAACAAGAACAAAAGAATTAACATTCTTCTGCCCTCTATTAATCCGGAACATGTTTTTGGCGGTATCTCCACTGCACTTAAATTTTTTGAGAGGCTGGCGGAGAGTACAGGATTTGAAAAAAGAATAGTTTTGGTAGATGCAGTACCTTCATCAGAGGCTATACAGGCATATGAAAAAAAATATACATTTGTCAAATGGGAGGAAGACAGCCAGGCAAAAGCCCAGATTGTTCCGTATAGTGAACGGAACGGGTGGACACTTCCTGTATCTGAAAATGATTATTTTATGTTCACTGGCTGGTGGACTGCACACTGCGCACAGGAAGCCTATGAAGAATATGAAATGAAATATGGAATTAAGCCCAGGCCATTTATTAATTTTATTCAGGATTATGAGCCGGGATTTTATGCCTGGTCCACTAGATATCTTCTGGCAGATGCAACTTATAAACACCCATATCCTCAGATTGCAGTCTTTAATACAAAATTACTGCAGGATTATTTTCACTGGCAGGGATATAAATTTTATAAGGAGTTTTCTTTTGATCCGGTGTTAAATACAGTGTTGAAAGAGAAACTGTATGCGGCGAACACCAGTATGAAAAAGAAGAAACAGATTCTGGTATACGGACGTCCCGGAACCGAAAGGAATGCTTTTAAGCTAATAGTTGCTGCGCTGCGCAAGTGGATCGGAATCCAGGAAAATGCAGAAGAGTGGAATGTTATATCTGCAGGAGAAATGCATCCAAAGGTATATCTGGGAAAAGGAAAATATTTAAATTCTGCCGGGAAATTAACCTTGGATGAATATGCGCAGGTTCTGCAGGAATCTTATGCAGGCATATCTCTTATGGCATCACCGCATCCAAGTTATCCGCCATTGGAGATGTCAGTTTTTGGCATTAAAGTCATTACGAATACATTTGCAAATAAAGATTTAAAAGATTTTAATCAATTTATAGTATCTTTAAATAATATCAGTCCCAACCATATTGCAAAAAAACTGAACGAAATCTGCAACGATTACCGCATTATTGTTGAGAATAGAATTGTGAATAAAGATTACTGCGAAAATGACAGTGTATTTAGTTTTATTGAAGAGATAAAAGAAATGCTGTAA